In a genomic window of Vicia villosa cultivar HV-30 ecotype Madison, WI unplaced genomic scaffold, Vvil1.0 ctg.000747F_1_1, whole genome shotgun sequence:
- the LOC131630914 gene encoding protein ALP1-like, producing the protein MKLPTFADPESLSHVYNLLQNSFYQMNNPNNNSGSSTNIRKRRRKNEHGGGDDGDEEDDKGSVSINNGENKKKKEELKGILTSILLLDEQEKQEVDNSRRVSEDEKFSLETNHKKKTKAMSEYFSNLDDCFTQVEESERVKRKNSRNMSNSVAIAAACSESFEEESGERGNETNGSKSGGSQRRLWVKDRSKAWWDECNKDDFPEDEFKKAFRMGKSTFDLICEELNSAIVKEDTTLRNAIPVRQRVAVCLWRLATGDPLRIVSKRFGLGISTCHKLVLEVCTAIKTVLMPKYLQWPNEASLRKIKTEFEGISGIPNVVGSMYTSHVPIIAPKISVAAYFNKRHTERNQKTSYSITVQGVVDTNGVFTDVCIGWPGSMPDDQVLEKSALFQRANNGGLLKGNWIVGSSGYPLMDWILVPYTQQNLTWTQHGFNEKIGEIQKVSKDAFARLKGRWSCLQKRTEVKLQDLPVVLGACCVLHNICEMKGETMDPELNVDVVDDEMVPEVGMRSVNSFKARDAIAHNLLHHGLAGTSFL; encoded by the coding sequence ATGAAACTCCCAACTTTCGCAGACCCTGAATCACTCTCTCACGTTTACAATTTACTTCAAAATTCGTTTTATCAAATGAATAATCCGAACAATAACAGTGGTAGCTCCACAAATATCAGAAAAAGACGCAGAAAAAATGAACATGGTGGtggtgatgatggtgatgaagaagatgataaaGGTTCAGTTTCAATCAACAATggagaaaacaagaagaagaaagaagagttGAAAGGAATTCTCACATCAATTCTCTTACTCGACGAGCAAGAGAAACAAGAGGTTGACAACAGCAGAAGAGTTTCCGAGGACGAGAAATTCTCGTTAGAGACGAATCATAAGAAGAAAACCAAAGCTATGTCTGAGTATTTCTCAAATCTCGATGATTGCTTTACCCAGGTGGAAGAATCGGAGAGAGTCAAGAGGAAGAATTCGCGAAACATGTCGAATTCTGTGGCTATTGCTGCTGCATGTAGTGAGAGTTTCGAAGAAGAGAGTGGCGAACGTGGTAATGAAACAAACGGTTCGAAATCGGGTGGCTCGCAGAGAAGGCTTTGGGTGAAGGATCGGTCGAAGGCATGGTGGGATGAATGTAACAAGGATGATTTTCCTGAAGATGAGTTTAAGAAAGCCTTCAGAATGGGAAAATCGACTTTTGATTTGATCTGCGAAGAATTGAATTCTGCGATTGTGAAGGAAGACACAACATTGAGGAATGCTATTCCGGTTAGACAAAGGGTTGCTGTTTGTCTATGGAGATTAGCAACAGGTGATCCTCTTCGAATTGTGTCGAAGCGATTCGGTTTAGGTATATCCACTTGTCATAAACTTGTTCTTGAAGTTTGTACTGCTATTAAAACTGTTCTTATGCCTAAGTATCTGCAATGGCCTAATGAGGCTTCTTTGCGAAAAATTAAGACTGAATTCGAGGGAATTTCGGGGATTCCGAATGTTGTAGGATCGATGTATACATCACATGTTCCTATCATAGCTCCTAAGATTAGTGTTGCTGCTTATTTTAACAAGAGACATACTGAGAGGAATCAGAAAACTTCGTATTCGATTACCGTTCAAGGCGTTGTTGATACGAACGGTGTGTTCACCGATGTTTGTATCGGTTGGCCTGGTTCAATGCCTGATGATCAAGTATTGGAAAAATCAGCACTTTTTCAAAGGGCTAACAATGGAGGACTTCTGAAAGGAAATTGGATTGTTGGAAGTTCAGGCTATCCTCTAATGGATTGGATTTTGGTGCCTTATACTCAGCAGAATCTCACTTGGACACAACATGGTTTCAACGAGAAAATCGGCGAGATACAGAAAGTTTCTAAAGACGCGTTCGCTAGATTGAAAGGTAGGTGGAGTTGTTTACAGAAAAGGACTGAAGTTAAGCTGCAAGACTTGCCTGTTGTGCTTGGTGCCTGTTGTGTTTTGCATAATATCTGTGAAATGAAAGGCGAGACGATGGATCCAGAACTTAATGTCGATGTTGTTGACGATGAAATGGTTCCGGAAGTTGGTATGAGATCGGTTAATTCTTTCAAAGCTAGAGATGCTATTGCTCATAATCTTCTGCATCATGGTTTAGCAGGAACTTCatttctttaa